A single region of the Ancylobacter novellus DSM 506 genome encodes:
- a CDS encoding carbon-nitrogen hydrolase family protein: protein MRIALLQTAGDPQNRPAANLDRLEEAAARAAAGGARLLVAPEMFLSGYNIGAQAAALVAENANGPSAARVADIAQRHGIAICYGYPERGADGAIYNSALLIDRTGATLLNFRKTHLFGDLDRAMFAPGPGTAELAELDGYKVGILICYDVEFPEAVRALALGDADLVIVPTANMKPYDAVSLFVVPARAFESELYVAYANRCGSEGDLDYMGLSCVGDPNGGNLVLAGDGEELVFADLDSERLKQARVLNTHMRDRRPEVYGRSR from the coding sequence ATGCGCATCGCGCTCCTGCAGACGGCGGGCGATCCTCAGAATCGCCCCGCCGCCAATCTCGACCGGCTGGAGGAGGCGGCCGCCCGCGCGGCCGCCGGCGGCGCGCGCCTGCTGGTGGCGCCGGAAATGTTCCTGTCCGGCTACAACATCGGCGCGCAAGCGGCTGCTCTGGTTGCGGAAAATGCGAACGGCCCCAGCGCCGCCCGCGTGGCGGACATCGCCCAGCGGCACGGCATCGCGATCTGCTACGGCTATCCCGAGCGTGGGGCGGACGGAGCTATCTACAACTCCGCCCTGCTCATCGACCGCACCGGTGCGACGCTCTTGAACTTCCGCAAGACGCACCTCTTCGGCGACCTCGACCGGGCGATGTTCGCGCCCGGCCCCGGCACGGCGGAGTTGGCCGAGCTCGACGGCTACAAGGTGGGAATCCTCATCTGCTACGATGTCGAATTCCCGGAAGCGGTGCGGGCTCTGGCGCTCGGCGACGCCGATCTCGTGATCGTGCCGACCGCCAACATGAAGCCCTATGACGCGGTATCGCTCTTCGTGGTGCCGGCCCGCGCCTTCGAGAGCGAGCTCTATGTCGCCTACGCCAATCGCTGCGGCAGCGAGGGTGATCTCGACTATATGGGCCTCAGCTGCGTCGGCGACCCGAACGGCGGCAACCTCGTGCTCGCCGGCGATGGCGAGGAGCTGGTCTTCGCCGATCTCGATTCCGAGAGGCTGAAGCAGGCCCGCGTGCTCAACACCCATATGCGCGACCGCCGGCCGGAGGTGTATGGGCGGAGCCGTTAG
- the ybaK gene encoding Cys-tRNA(Pro) deacylase, protein MSRVTRATKMLEQAGIAFTVHAYDYDPDADHIGLQAAQALGEPPRRVLKTLMTLVDGKPACVIVPSDREVSMKRLAAALGGKSAQMMKPADAERLSGYKVGGISPFGQMRRVPAVIEAAALAHELVYVNGGQRGLQIRLKPGDAQAVLGAVAVAVVA, encoded by the coding sequence GTGTCCAGGGTGACGCGCGCCACGAAGATGCTGGAGCAGGCGGGAATCGCCTTCACCGTCCACGCCTATGACTACGATCCCGACGCCGACCATATCGGCCTGCAGGCGGCGCAGGCGCTGGGCGAGCCGCCGCGGCGCGTGCTGAAGACGCTGATGACGCTCGTCGACGGCAAGCCGGCCTGCGTGATCGTGCCCTCCGACCGCGAGGTGTCGATGAAGAGGCTGGCCGCCGCGCTCGGGGGAAAGTCGGCGCAGATGATGAAGCCCGCCGATGCCGAGCGGCTCTCCGGCTACAAGGTCGGCGGCATCAGCCCGTTCGGCCAGATGCGCAGGGTGCCGGCGGTGATCGAGGCGGCGGCGCTCGCCCATGAGCTGGTCTACGTCAATGGCGGCCAGCGCGGATTGCAGATCCGGCTCAAGCCGGGTGACGCGCAGGCCGTGCTCGGCGCCGTCGCGGTCGCTGTCGTCGCCTGA
- a CDS encoding ethanolamine ammonia-lyase subunit EutB: MPYRHVVGPQSYVFADLRELMAKATPLRSGDMLAGIAAASAEENVAARMCLAEVPLSAFLTEALVPYERDEVTRLIIDTHDATAFRPVSHMNVGDFRDFLLSAAATSEALAALAPGISPEMAAAVSKLMRNQDLIAVAKKCRVVTKFRNTIGLPGTMAVRLQPNHPTDDPAGITASILDGLLYGCGDAVIGINPASDSIPVLSELLKLTDGIIQRFDIPTQACVLTHVTTSTEVINRGVPVDLVFQSIAGTEAANASFGISLATLKEGREAALSLKRGTLGDNVMYFETGQGSALSANAHHGVDQQTLEARAYAVARPYQPLLVNTVVGFIGPEYLYDGKQIIRAGLEDHFCGKLMGVPLGCDVCYTNHAEADQDDMDTLMTLLGAAGVTYIMGIPGSDDVMLNYQSTSFHDQLYLREVLGLKRAPEFEAWLENMGITGPDGRLKTQRGNHPLLAAAAGLAA, translated from the coding sequence ATGCCGTATCGTCATGTCGTCGGGCCGCAGAGCTATGTGTTCGCCGATCTGCGCGAGCTGATGGCCAAGGCGACGCCGCTACGCTCCGGCGACATGCTGGCCGGCATCGCCGCCGCCTCGGCCGAGGAGAACGTCGCCGCCCGCATGTGCCTCGCCGAGGTGCCGCTGTCGGCCTTCCTTACAGAGGCGCTGGTTCCCTATGAGCGCGACGAGGTCACGCGGCTGATCATCGACACCCATGACGCCACCGCCTTCCGGCCGGTGTCGCATATGAACGTGGGCGACTTCCGCGACTTCCTGCTCTCGGCGGCCGCCACCAGCGAGGCGCTGGCGGCGCTGGCGCCGGGCATCTCGCCGGAGATGGCCGCCGCCGTCTCCAAGCTGATGCGCAATCAGGACCTGATCGCGGTGGCGAAGAAGTGCCGCGTGGTGACCAAGTTCCGCAACACCATTGGCCTGCCCGGCACCATGGCGGTGCGGCTGCAGCCGAACCACCCGACCGACGATCCGGCGGGCATCACCGCTTCCATCCTCGACGGCCTGCTCTATGGCTGCGGCGACGCGGTGATCGGCATTAACCCGGCTTCCGACAGCATCCCGGTGCTGAGCGAACTCTTGAAGCTCACCGACGGCATCATCCAGCGCTTCGACATTCCGACGCAGGCCTGCGTGCTCACGCATGTCACCACCTCGACCGAGGTGATCAATCGCGGCGTGCCGGTCGACCTCGTCTTCCAGTCCATCGCGGGGACGGAAGCCGCCAACGCTTCCTTCGGCATCTCGCTGGCGACGCTGAAGGAGGGGCGCGAGGCGGCGCTGTCGCTCAAGCGCGGCACGCTGGGCGACAACGTGATGTATTTCGAGACCGGGCAGGGCTCGGCGCTCTCGGCCAACGCCCATCACGGCGTCGACCAGCAGACGCTGGAGGCGCGGGCCTATGCAGTGGCGCGGCCTTATCAGCCGCTGCTGGTCAACACCGTCGTCGGCTTCATCGGGCCGGAATATCTCTATGACGGCAAGCAGATCATCCGCGCCGGGCTGGAGGACCATTTCTGCGGCAAGCTGATGGGCGTGCCGCTCGGCTGCGACGTCTGCTACACCAACCACGCCGAGGCCGACCAGGACGACATGGACACGCTGATGACGCTGCTCGGGGCGGCGGGCGTGACCTACATCATGGGCATTCCCGGCTCGGACGACGTGATGCTGAACTACCAGTCGACGTCCTTCCACGACCAGCTCTACCTGCGCGAGGTGCTCGGCCTGAAGCGGGCGCCCGAGTTCGAGGCGTGGCTTGAGAACATGGGCATCACCGGGCCGGACGGAAGGCTGAAGACCCAGCGCGGCAATCACCCGCTGCTCGCCGCTGCCGCGGGGCTCGCGGCATGA
- a CDS encoding alpha/beta fold hydrolase — MATFILIHGSWHWGGCFQKVANILGAAGHAVIAPDLASHGFDPTPTAAVTDISIYAAPVRAALEEIDGKAILVGHSVGGATCTWLGEEMAERVAALVYLTGFMAPNGKTARDFVMTPAYLKDPAIIESQGMLRLGKEGLGLDLTKRDLIAGSLYSGCSAHDIDRAFPNLVRVTPHAPFTAVSAITPHRFGRLPRHYIECLEDRGLPLAVQRLMQEAVPGARVHQLATGHSPFLSAPEDVADILLKVAGWHG; from the coding sequence ATGGCCACCTTCATCCTCATCCACGGCTCCTGGCATTGGGGCGGCTGCTTCCAGAAGGTGGCGAACATCCTCGGCGCCGCCGGCCATGCGGTGATCGCGCCGGACCTCGCCAGCCATGGCTTCGACCCGACCCCGACCGCCGCCGTCACCGACATTTCCATCTATGCCGCGCCGGTGCGCGCGGCGCTGGAGGAGATCGACGGCAAGGCGATCCTCGTCGGCCATTCGGTCGGCGGGGCGACCTGCACCTGGCTCGGCGAGGAGATGGCCGAGCGCGTCGCGGCGCTGGTCTATCTCACCGGCTTCATGGCGCCGAACGGCAAGACCGCCCGCGATTTCGTCATGACCCCGGCCTATCTGAAGGACCCGGCCATTATCGAGAGCCAGGGCATGCTGCGGCTCGGCAAGGAGGGGCTGGGCCTCGACCTGACGAAGCGCGACCTCATCGCCGGCTCGCTCTATTCCGGCTGCTCCGCGCACGACATCGACCGCGCCTTTCCCAATCTCGTGCGTGTCACTCCGCACGCGCCCTTCACGGCGGTCTCGGCCATCACCCCGCACCGCTTCGGCCGGCTGCCGCGCCACTACATCGAGTGCCTGGAGGATCGCGGCCTGCCGCTCGCCGTTCAGCGCCTGATGCAGGAGGCGGTGCCCGGCGCGCGGGTGCATCAGCTGGCCACCGGCCATTCACCCTTCCTGAGCGCACCGGAGGACGTCGCCGACATCCTGCTCAAGGTCGCCGGTTGGCACGGCTGA
- the speB gene encoding agmatinase — MSSNEKLEKLRAKYAGIGGGVVYDPTFKRVAELQFKDGEKRVWPWANAATLLDAPYRPDAPELADFGGLEVALIGVPMDLGVTNRAGARLGPRAVRAIERIGPYEHVLGMVPAAEVRVADIGDMPFRSRFSLDSCHEDIETFYKKVVAAGVIPLSVGGDHSITGSILKAVGEKRPVGMLHIDAHCDTSGTYEGAKFHHGGPFRNAVLDGVLDPERTIQIGIRGGAEFLWEFSYESGMTVIHAEEVTGTGVPAIIEKAKQVLGDGPVYVSFDVDSLDPAFAPGTGTPEIGGLTSREVLEMLRGLNGLDVIGGDVVEVAPQYDATSNTAHAAAQVLFEIFCMSVTALKARRGG, encoded by the coding sequence ATGTCCAGCAACGAAAAGCTCGAGAAACTGCGGGCGAAATATGCCGGCATCGGCGGCGGCGTGGTCTACGACCCGACCTTCAAGCGCGTCGCCGAGCTGCAGTTCAAGGATGGCGAGAAGCGCGTCTGGCCGTGGGCGAATGCCGCGACCCTGCTCGACGCTCCCTACCGCCCCGACGCGCCGGAGCTGGCGGACTTCGGCGGGCTCGAGGTCGCGCTGATCGGCGTGCCGATGGACCTCGGCGTCACCAACCGCGCCGGCGCCCGCCTCGGCCCGCGCGCGGTGCGCGCCATCGAGCGCATCGGCCCCTATGAGCATGTGCTCGGCATGGTGCCGGCGGCGGAGGTGCGCGTCGCGGATATCGGCGACATGCCGTTCCGCTCGCGCTTCAGCCTCGATAGCTGCCACGAGGACATCGAGACCTTCTACAAGAAGGTGGTAGCAGCAGGCGTCATCCCGCTCTCGGTCGGCGGCGACCACTCCATCACCGGCTCTATCCTCAAGGCGGTGGGCGAGAAGCGGCCGGTCGGCATGCTGCACATCGACGCCCATTGCGACACGTCGGGCACCTATGAGGGCGCGAAGTTCCACCATGGCGGGCCGTTCCGCAACGCGGTGCTGGACGGCGTGCTCGATCCCGAGCGCACCATCCAGATCGGCATCCGCGGCGGCGCCGAATTCCTGTGGGAGTTCTCCTATGAGAGCGGCATGACGGTGATCCACGCCGAGGAGGTCACCGGCACGGGCGTGCCGGCGATCATCGAGAAGGCCAAGCAGGTGCTGGGCGACGGGCCGGTCTATGTCTCCTTCGACGTCGACAGCCTCGATCCCGCCTTCGCGCCGGGCACCGGCACGCCGGAGATCGGCGGGCTGACCTCGCGCGAGGTGCTGGAGATGCTGCGCGGCCTCAACGGGCTCGATGTGATCGGTGGCGACGTGGTCGAGGTCGCCCCGCAATATGACGCCACCTCCAACACCGCTCACGCCGCCGCGCAGGTGCTGTTCGAGATCTTCTGCATGTCTGTGACGGCGCTGAAGGCGCGGCGGGGCGGCTGA
- a CDS encoding L,D-transpeptidase family protein translates to MNLLRIVLMALLSALLAGCIGSDYDDRADVPIPPKLMQQMAAKGMSPADPIMVRIYKRESELEIWKRDRSGRYALLKTYPMCRWSGRLGPKTREGDRQAPEGFYAVTPGLMNPRSQFYLAFNLGYPNQLEEALGYSGSALMVHGACTSAGCYAMTNDGIAEVYAVAREALAAGQPSFQVQALPFRMTPANFAEHRDDPNMAFWRNLKEGTDLFAVTRQPPNVAACGGRYRFTPGSQPGEAAADPLAPCPLMMPDPAEDAVAGKRARDDETIALLSASSPPVSTAYVDGGMHPSFREILRKAGPERLSALTSGSKIEVSRPEAALADPFKGGEVASYDGD, encoded by the coding sequence ATGAACCTGTTGCGCATCGTCCTCATGGCCCTTCTGTCCGCGCTCCTCGCCGGTTGCATCGGCTCGGACTATGACGACCGTGCCGATGTGCCGATCCCGCCCAAGCTGATGCAGCAGATGGCGGCCAAGGGCATGAGCCCCGCCGACCCGATCATGGTGCGCATCTACAAGCGGGAAAGCGAGCTGGAGATCTGGAAGCGCGACCGCTCCGGCCGCTACGCCCTGCTCAAGACCTACCCGATGTGCCGCTGGTCCGGCAGACTCGGCCCGAAGACCCGCGAGGGCGACCGCCAGGCGCCGGAAGGCTTCTACGCGGTGACGCCGGGGCTGATGAATCCGCGCTCGCAATTCTACCTCGCCTTCAACCTGGGCTATCCCAACCAGCTCGAGGAAGCGCTCGGCTATTCCGGCTCGGCGCTGATGGTGCACGGCGCCTGCACCTCCGCCGGCTGCTACGCCATGACCAATGACGGCATCGCCGAGGTCTATGCGGTGGCCCGCGAGGCGCTCGCCGCCGGCCAACCGAGCTTCCAGGTGCAGGCCCTGCCCTTCCGCATGACGCCGGCCAATTTCGCCGAGCACCGCGACGACCCGAACATGGCGTTCTGGCGCAACCTCAAGGAAGGCACCGACCTGTTCGCGGTAACGCGCCAGCCGCCGAACGTGGCAGCCTGCGGCGGGCGCTACCGCTTCACTCCCGGCTCGCAGCCGGGCGAGGCGGCGGCCGACCCGCTGGCGCCCTGCCCGCTGATGATGCCCGATCCGGCGGAAGACGCCGTCGCCGGCAAGCGGGCGCGGGACGATGAGACCATCGCGCTGCTTTCCGCCTCCAGCCCGCCGGTATCCACCGCTTACGTCGATGGCGGCATGCATCCGAGCTTCCGCGAGATCCTGCGCAAGGCCGGCCCCGAGCGGCTCTCGGCCCTGACCTCGGGCAGCAAGATCGAAGTCAGCCGCCCCGAGGCCGCCCTCGCCGACCCCTTCAAGGGTGGCGAAGTCGCCAGCTACGACGGCGACTAG
- a CDS encoding xanthine dehydrogenase family protein molybdopterin-binding subunit, producing the protein MSITTPVDAVMEFRRRDAGDKLTGRTRYTIDRGAPGMLHAAVLRAEVASGRLVKLDTSKAAALPGVRAIATAADAPGRVGIGIADHALFAQDRVRYVGEPLAAVAADTLEQAQAALEAIEVEIAPLPAVLTMQDALAPNAPLIHPEWQDYEVLLEGGARAGNVAWEATAVRGDVDAAFARPDVRIVESTFRVGRQNHMAFEPRAAVARYEEGRFHIETSTQVPWTVRNATAGFLGVPASQVRVTVPPVGGAFGLKFDIAIEPFAALLAKLSGRSVRLVNSREEEMLTCLFRENAEIRIRSAVTPEGEIAGREAVVLMDCGAYGGEQIFLTTMTAHTLGGNYRVGASRLVSRAIYTNTAPNGAFRACNGVYNTFALERHTDEIAAALGMDPLEFRRRNVLGDGDLGATGQKFEAEVLRPMLERMEALRAAAPPRRPDDGRLYGRATTVGTWFVFTGPSAATVNMNADASATLVTSGVEIGSGSMMQGLPQIVAATLGIRPEDVVVRQADTDAAGYDVGVGGGRQTVSLGAASLQAAQEVRGKLLAVAARMLDASPGDLVMQDGRIEIAGPNGAGFSIAEVAARAQALNGPVAGTGASARKGVPSLPGCAVGHFIDALDIPVFAVHDCEVAVDPETGHVEVLAYRVVQDVGRALNRSAIGGQIQGGVVQGLGYALHEEVSIDADGRIRQNGFETYRVPLASDVVPVEVELYEGAPSLGPFGIKGAGEVPILNVGASVACAVANATGARVQELPLTPPRVLALLLGRQPELAFPHILPAWDDNLLRPHGAQP; encoded by the coding sequence ATGTCCATCACCACGCCCGTCGACGCCGTGATGGAATTCCGCCGCCGCGATGCCGGCGACAAGCTGACCGGCCGTACCCGCTACACCATCGACCGCGGCGCGCCGGGCATGCTGCACGCCGCCGTGCTGCGCGCTGAGGTCGCCTCGGGGCGGCTGGTGAAGCTCGACACCTCGAAGGCGGCCGCCCTGCCCGGCGTGCGCGCCATCGCCACCGCCGCCGATGCGCCCGGGCGCGTCGGCATCGGCATCGCTGACCATGCGCTCTTCGCCCAGGACCGCGTGCGCTATGTCGGGGAGCCGCTCGCCGCGGTCGCCGCCGACACGCTAGAACAGGCGCAAGCGGCGCTGGAGGCGATCGAGGTCGAGATTGCGCCGCTTCCAGCTGTCCTCACCATGCAGGACGCGCTCGCCCCCAACGCCCCGCTCATCCACCCCGAATGGCAGGACTACGAGGTGCTGCTGGAGGGCGGCGCCCGCGCCGGCAATGTCGCCTGGGAAGCGACGGCGGTGCGCGGTGACGTCGACGCCGCCTTCGCCCGGCCGGATGTGAGGATCGTCGAGAGCACCTTCCGCGTCGGCCGGCAGAACCACATGGCCTTCGAGCCGCGCGCGGCGGTGGCGCGCTACGAGGAAGGCCGCTTCCACATCGAGACCTCGACGCAAGTGCCCTGGACGGTGCGCAACGCCACGGCTGGCTTCCTCGGCGTGCCGGCCTCGCAGGTGCGGGTGACGGTGCCGCCGGTGGGCGGCGCCTTCGGGCTGAAGTTCGACATCGCCATCGAGCCCTTCGCCGCGCTGCTGGCGAAGCTCAGCGGCCGGTCGGTGCGGCTGGTCAACTCCCGCGAGGAGGAGATGCTCACCTGCCTGTTCCGCGAGAATGCCGAGATCCGCATCCGCTCGGCGGTGACGCCGGAGGGCGAGATCGCCGGCCGCGAGGCGGTGGTGCTGATGGATTGCGGCGCCTATGGCGGCGAGCAGATCTTCCTCACCACCATGACCGCCCACACGCTGGGCGGCAATTACCGGGTCGGCGCGAGCCGCCTCGTCTCCCGCGCCATCTACACCAACACCGCGCCGAACGGCGCCTTCCGGGCCTGCAACGGCGTCTACAACACCTTCGCGCTGGAGCGACACACCGACGAGATCGCCGCCGCGCTCGGTATGGATCCGCTCGAGTTCCGCCGGCGCAACGTGCTCGGCGACGGCGACCTCGGCGCGACGGGACAGAAATTCGAAGCCGAGGTGCTGCGCCCGATGCTGGAGCGCATGGAGGCCTTGCGCGCCGCTGCTCCGCCTCGCCGGCCGGACGACGGGCGGCTCTACGGGCGCGCGACCACGGTCGGCACCTGGTTCGTCTTCACCGGCCCCTCGGCGGCGACGGTGAACATGAATGCCGACGCCAGCGCCACACTGGTGACCTCCGGCGTCGAGATCGGCTCCGGCTCGATGATGCAGGGCCTGCCGCAGATCGTCGCCGCCACCCTCGGCATTCGGCCGGAGGACGTGGTGGTGCGCCAGGCGGACACCGACGCGGCCGGCTACGACGTCGGCGTCGGCGGCGGCCGGCAGACGGTCTCGCTCGGCGCGGCAAGCCTCCAGGCGGCGCAGGAGGTGCGCGGCAAGCTGCTCGCGGTCGCCGCGCGGATGCTGGACGCATCGCCCGGCGACCTCGTCATGCAGGACGGGCGCATCGAGATCGCGGGGCCCAACGGCGCCGGCTTCTCCATCGCCGAGGTGGCGGCGCGGGCACAGGCGCTGAACGGGCCGGTCGCCGGTACCGGCGCCTCGGCGCGCAAGGGCGTGCCCTCGCTGCCGGGCTGCGCGGTCGGGCATTTCATCGACGCGCTCGACATCCCGGTCTTCGCCGTCCACGACTGCGAGGTCGCCGTCGACCCGGAGACCGGCCATGTCGAGGTGCTCGCCTATCGCGTGGTGCAGGATGTCGGCCGCGCGCTCAACCGCAGCGCCATTGGCGGGCAGATCCAGGGCGGCGTGGTGCAGGGGCTCGGCTATGCGCTGCACGAGGAGGTCTCGATCGATGCGGACGGCCGGATCCGCCAGAACGGCTTCGAGACCTACCGCGTGCCGCTCGCCTCCGACGTGGTGCCGGTGGAGGTCGAGCTCTATGAGGGCGCGCCCTCGCTCGGGCCGTTCGGCATCAAGGGGGCGGGCGAGGTGCCCATCCTCAATGTCGGGGCAAGCGTCGCCTGCGCGGTGGCGAACGCGACGGGCGCGCGCGTGCAGGAACTGCCACTGACCCCACCACGCGTCCTCGCTTTGCTGCTCGGCCGCCAGCCGGAGCTCGCCTTCCCCCACATCCTGCCGGCATGGGACGACAATCTGCTGCGTCCGCACGGCGCGCAGCCATAG
- a CDS encoding FAD binding domain-containing protein — MTASPSFYAASSLPAALDALAECGAEGAPLAGGTWIMRAPIRHEPLKPIYVGLGGVPELTRIEETDGALAIGAGVTHSALGEAIAGRPELRVLAEAAGRSANPAIRRAATLGGNLCTADFAAADLVPALLCLDAEVEIAARGGTERLPLAAFLDLRQSLEPGRLLTRVLVPRSAAFSAHARLPLRKAGDYPTAIVSLSITRDAAGRIAQARIAVGSVETVARRWTRLEAALAGAPLDAEAAHHMATELADEFVGRDGVEAPGWYRVSVLPVLVRRAVIALH, encoded by the coding sequence ATGACGGCCTCCCCCTCCTTCTATGCCGCCTCCTCGCTCCCGGCCGCGCTCGACGCGCTCGCCGAATGCGGTGCGGAAGGCGCGCCACTCGCCGGCGGCACCTGGATCATGCGGGCGCCGATCCGCCACGAGCCGCTGAAGCCCATCTATGTCGGGCTCGGCGGCGTGCCGGAATTGACCCGCATCGAGGAAACCGACGGCGCGCTCGCCATCGGTGCCGGCGTCACCCATTCAGCGCTCGGCGAAGCCATCGCCGGGAGGCCCGAACTGCGCGTGCTCGCGGAGGCCGCCGGCCGCTCGGCCAATCCCGCCATACGCCGGGCAGCGACGCTCGGCGGCAATCTATGCACGGCCGATTTCGCTGCCGCCGACCTCGTGCCGGCGCTGCTCTGCCTGGACGCGGAGGTCGAGATTGCCGCGCGCGGCGGTACCGAACGCCTGCCGCTGGCGGCATTCCTCGACCTACGCCAATCGCTCGAACCCGGCCGCCTGCTGACGCGCGTGCTCGTGCCGCGCTCTGCCGCATTCAGCGCCCATGCCCGGCTGCCACTGCGCAAGGCGGGCGACTACCCGACCGCCATCGTCAGCCTGTCGATCACGCGGGACGCCGCCGGCCGCATCGCGCAGGCACGCATCGCCGTCGGCTCGGTCGAGACGGTGGCCCGCCGCTGGACCCGGCTGGAAGCCGCGCTCGCCGGCGCGCCGCTCGATGCCGAGGCCGCGCACCACATGGCGACCGAACTCGCCGACGAGTTCGTCGGGCGCGACGGCGTCGAGGCGCCGGGCTGGTATCGCGTCAGCGTGCTGCCGGTTCTGGTTCGGCGGGCGGTGATCGCCCTTCACTGA
- a CDS encoding (2Fe-2S)-binding protein, with product MPIDMIVNGEAKQSAADPMTPLVDVLRDEFHLTGAKPVCREGFCGACTVLVDGEPRAACLTPAGLAQGREIGTVEGLSAGGRLNPVQASLVEHDAVQCGMCFPGMVVTLTHFLAQTPRPSRDQVRAALTGNACRCTGYERIVAAALDVAGA from the coding sequence ATGCCCATCGACATGATCGTCAATGGCGAGGCGAAGCAGTCCGCCGCCGATCCGATGACCCCGCTCGTCGATGTACTGCGCGACGAGTTCCACCTCACCGGCGCCAAGCCGGTCTGCCGCGAGGGCTTCTGCGGCGCCTGCACGGTGCTGGTCGACGGCGAGCCGCGGGCCGCCTGCCTCACCCCGGCGGGGCTGGCGCAGGGCCGCGAGATCGGCACCGTCGAGGGCCTCTCGGCCGGCGGACGGCTGAACCCGGTCCAGGCCAGTCTCGTCGAGCACGACGCGGTGCAATGCGGCATGTGCTTTCCCGGCATGGTGGTCACGCTGACGCATTTCCTCGCACAGACGCCGCGCCCGAGCCGTGACCAGGTGCGCGCCGCGCTCACCGGCAATGCCTGCCGCTGCACCGGCTATGAGCGCATCGTTGCGGCGGCGCTCGACGTCGCCGGCGCGTGA
- the eutC gene encoding ethanolamine ammonia-lyase subunit EutC, whose product MSEPANDTNAQAVDYVIEDAWQKLAGITPARIALGRAGTGLPTREVLRFALAHAQARDAVHTPFDSARMAGEIAALGFETVEIASAASARDAYLRRPDLGRRLADESRVLLRERAGGPFDLAIVVADGLSSTAIHAQAVPFLAEFKARIGETGWSVGPVAVASQARVALGDEVGELMQASAVVVLIGERPGLSSPDSLGLYLTFAPRVGRSDAERNCISNVRGEGLSHAHAAFKLAWLLKEALARRLTGVSLKDESDLLLVEGRPPSARIG is encoded by the coding sequence ATGAGCGAGCCGGCGAACGACACGAATGCCCAAGCGGTCGACTATGTGATCGAGGACGCCTGGCAGAAGCTCGCCGGCATCACCCCGGCGCGCATCGCGCTCGGCCGGGCGGGAACCGGCCTGCCGACGCGCGAGGTGCTGCGCTTTGCGCTCGCCCATGCGCAGGCGCGCGACGCGGTGCATACGCCCTTCGATTCTGCCCGCATGGCCGGCGAGATCGCAGCGCTCGGCTTCGAGACGGTCGAGATCGCTTCCGCTGCCTCGGCGCGCGACGCCTATCTGCGGCGCCCGGACCTTGGCCGGCGCCTGGCGGATGAGAGCCGCGTGCTGCTGCGGGAGAGGGCGGGCGGGCCTTTCGACCTCGCCATCGTGGTGGCGGACGGACTATCCTCCACCGCTATCCACGCACAGGCGGTGCCGTTCCTCGCCGAGTTCAAGGCGCGCATCGGGGAGACCGGCTGGAGCGTCGGGCCGGTGGCGGTGGCCAGTCAGGCGCGCGTGGCGCTCGGCGACGAGGTGGGCGAGCTGATGCAGGCCTCCGCCGTGGTGGTGCTGATCGGCGAGCGGCCGGGCCTGTCCTCGCCGGACAGCCTCGGCCTCTATCTCACCTTCGCCCCGCGCGTCGGCCGCTCCGACGCCGAGCGCAACTGCATCTCGAACGTGCGTGGCGAGGGACTCTCGCACGCCCATGCCGCCTTCAAGCTCGCCTGGCTGCTCAAGGAGGCGCTCGCACGGCGTCTCACGGGCGTGAGCCTCAAGGACGAGAGCGACCTGCTGCTGGTCGAAGGCCGCCCGCCGTCGGCGCGGATCGGCTAG